In a single window of the Lineus longissimus chromosome 4, tnLinLong1.2, whole genome shotgun sequence genome:
- the LOC135487257 gene encoding G-protein coupled receptor 183-A-like, producing MAGEETHTISKEVSSPVIQKSISYIPVLNIVNFTLVTILPPILVVVGMLGNILSFLLMNQSKYSKSTTCFYMRCLAISDSAYIFGRMIQRYLLVVASNILLEPSIKTYFCLFYFAMFHFGLILSPLLLTVMAIDRFVALTWPLKAATVCTMRRSKQLVFVIISLGTVLGCAQLFRSYHEDLRSWYCTYHFIGHLVFDQVFNAIIIYIPFVCLLICNIGIIRAIFISARDTSLSRRKRPSSIETSITNTTLMVTCIFIISIIPNRFEQLFWLYLNYDPSSELIFHIQVLTANFAIFMESLNYCLNFYMYVLSCKRFRKELLIIITGRYETLRKSTQLFSH from the coding sequence ATGGCCGGCGAGGAAACACACACAATCTCAAAAGAAGTAAGCTCTCCCGTCATTCAAAAGTCCATTTCTTATATCCCTGTTCTCAATATTGTCAACTTCACCCTGGTAACCATCCTGCCACCCATTCTTGTGGTAGTCGGAATGCTTGGCAACATCCTGAGCTTCCTTCTCATGAACCAATCAAAGTACAGCAAATCAACCACGTGTTTTTACATGCGATGTCTCGCGATATCTGACAGCGCTTACATCTTTGGCCGAATGATTCAGCGGTATCTACTCGTTGTCGCCTCGAACATTCTATTGGAACCATCCATCAAGACATATTTTTGTCTATTTTACTTCGCAATGTTTCATTTTGGTTTAATCCTGTCTCCTCTTTTATTGACCGTCATGGCAATCGACAGATTCGTGGCTCTAACCTGGCCACTGAAGGCTGCAACCGTCTGCACGATGCGACGGTCGAAACAACTTGTATTTGTGATCATTTCCTTGGGCACAGTCCTGGGGTGTGCACAACTCTTTCGGTCTTACCATGAAGATTTAAGATCATGGTATTGCACGTATCATTTCATTGGCCACCTTGTGTTTGACCAGGTGTTTAATGCAATCATCATTTATATACCTTTTGTATGTCTTCTCATCTGCAACATCGGCATCATTCGTGCTATCTTCATAAGCGCAAGAGATACTAGTCTGTCAAGAAGAAAACGACCTTCGTCTATAGAAACATCTATAACAAATACCACTCTAATGGTAACATGTATATTTATCATAAGTATTATACCAAATAGATTTGAGCAACTCTTCTGGTTGTATCTCAATTATGACCCATCTTCGGAACTTATATTTCATATACAAGTCCTGACTGCCAATTTTGCCATCTTCATGGAAAGTTTAAACTACTGTTTGAACTTCTATATGTATGTGTTGTCTTGTAAACGGTTTAGAAAGGAGTTACTGATCATAATTACGGGTCGCTATGAAACATTGCGAAAATCAACGCAGTTATTCTCTCATTAG